The Coffea arabica cultivar ET-39 chromosome 9e, Coffea Arabica ET-39 HiFi, whole genome shotgun sequence genome has a window encoding:
- the LOC113709693 gene encoding protein ALTERED PHOSPHATE STARVATION RESPONSE 1 isoform X1, with protein sequence MGCVASSIDKEERVRICKERKRILKRLLVLRKQYADSQLEYLRALRNTGVTLRQFTESESLEIEDGALGHALPPSPPPPLPPSPPPPPSFSPDLRNCHNNHHMKTSEEEIIDIDEDNSHTPPPPVLSTSWEYWDPFGSTSPNCQQKSKIEEEQVEEENWAEANTEFEEEDQVDVVAVNNTVDITPVKKQTASVVDENSSVMSWHTKDTADLSMVIWGRKKTLSGIIRDIDDYFVKASAGGKDVAVFLDFNVADSPLYQSINENKRKRSNSAKVFNALTWSWSSKSLQSTRDAGDTCGPSDPCKPGAHCVTLAKLYDAERKLHREVKEEELTKLEHERKSLMLQKLEEEDHDWSKTDKARSVVESLQSDILSLQQSNSSTCSTILNLIDEELHPQLIVLISGLMCMWRRMYECHQVQNHIAQQLNHLVNQQNMEPTSEYDRQAAAQLKTEVNSWYNSLCRLVKSQREYVSALCRWVQLTNCLVDNGQGSVSSSAVCTLSKQWLVALDKLPDKRALEAINSLLSAVRSIVLQQEEEVNLYKRSDKLERRLERELNLLSEMEMKFEGSFTNEEMQTVLGPKHPLSVKRAKIEVLKKRVDDEKSKYINSIQNTRAMILNNLQTSLPNVFQALMAFSNSYTESFDTVLSYGRRAENDEAFPNPAC encoded by the exons ATGGGTTGTGTTGCATCAAGCATTGATAAAGAAGAAAGGGTGAGAATTTGCAAGGAGAGGAAGAGAATATTGAAACGGTTGTTGGTATTGAGAAAACAGTATGCTGATTCCCAATTAGAATATTTAAGGGCATTGAGAAATACTGGAGTGACCCTTCGCCAATTCACTGAGTCAGAGTCATTGGAAATTGAGGATGGTGCTTTGGGTCATGCACTGCCACCCTCACCTCCTCCCCCTTTGCCGCCTTCCCCTCCTCCCCCACCGTCTTTTAGCCCTGATTTGAGAAACTGTCATAACAATCACCACATGAAGACTTCTGAAGAGGAAATCATAGACATTGATGAGGACAATAGTCACACTCCACCACCTCCAGTTCTGAGTACGTCGTGGGAATACTGGGACCCTTTTGGTTCAACATCACCAAACTGCCAACAGAAGAGTAAGATAGAGGAGGAGCAAGTTGAGGAGGAGAACTGGGCAGAGGCGAATACTGAGTTTGAGGAAGAAGATCAGGTGGATGTAGTTGCTGTAAATAATACTGTTGATATTACTCCTGTCAAGAAACAAACTGCCAGTGTTGTTGATGAAAATTCTTCTGTGATGAGCTGGCACACCAAGGATACTGCAGACTTGTCCATGGTAATCTGGGGAAGAAAAAAGACTTTGAGTGGTATTATTAGGGATATAGATGATTATTTTGTGAAAGCATCGGCTGGTGGGAAGGATGTAGCTGTTTTCCTGGACTTCAATGTGGCTGACTCTCCTCTCTACCAGAGTATTAATGAAAACAAGA GGAAGAGAAGCAACTCCGCAAAGGTCTTTAATGCATTGACATGGAGTTGGTCCTCAAAGTCACTTCAGTCTACTAGGGATGCTGGAGATACCTGCGGCCCTAGTGACCCCTGCAAGCCTGGAGCTCATTGTGTTACTCTTGCCAAACTTTATGATGCAGAACGGAAGCTCCACCGGGAAGTAAAG GAAGAAGAGCTTACCAAGTTGGAACATGAAAGGAAATCATTAATGCTGCAAAAGCTAGAGGAAGAAGATCATGACTGGTCAAAGACAGACAAAGCTCGGTCAGTGGTTGAAAGTTTGCAGTCTGATATTTTATCTCTGCAACAATCAAATAGTTCGACTTGCTCAACCATATTAAATCTCATAGATGAGGAGCTGCATCCTCAGCTGATTGTATTAATTTCTGG GCTGATGTGCATGTGGCGAAGGATGTACGAGTGTCATCAAGTGCAGAACCATATCGCTCAGCAGCTGAATCATCTTGTGAATCAGCAGAATATGGAACCTACTAGTGAATACGATCGGCAGGCTGCAGCCCAGCTTAAAACTGAAGTTAATTCCTGGTATAACAGCTTGTGCAGACTTGTCAAATCTCAGAGAGAATATGTGAGTGCCCTCTGCAGGTGGGTTCAACTCACCAACTGCCTTGTGGACAATGGTCAGGGTAGTGTTAGCTCATCTGCAGTGTGTACACTTTCTAAGCAATGGCTCGTTGCACTTGACAAGCTACCGGATAAG AGGGCTCTGGAGGCCATTAACAGCCTTTTGTCAGCTGTCCGCTCCATAGTTTTGCAACAGGAAGAAGAAGTGAACCTGTATAAGAGATCTGATAAGCTTGAGAGGAGGCTAGAACGTGAGCTGAACTTGCTATCTGAAATGGAGATGAAGTTTGAGGGTAGCTTCACTAATGAAGAGATGCAGACTGTTCTGGGCCCAAAGCATCCTTTGTCAGTCAAGCGAGCTAAAATTGAGGTATTGAAGAAACGTGTGGATGATGAGAAGTCTAAGTATATAAACTCTATTCAAAACACGCGAGCCATGATATTGAACAACTTACAAACAAGCCTTCCTAATGTGTTTCAAGCGTTAATGGCATTCTCAAATTCATACACTGAAAGCTTTGACACGGTGCTTAGCTATGGAAGACGAGCAGAAAATGATGAAGCGTTTCCAAATCCTGCATGTTAA
- the LOC113709693 gene encoding protein ALTERED PHOSPHATE STARVATION RESPONSE 1 isoform X2, which translates to MGCVASSIDKEERVRICKERKRILKRLLVLRKQYADSQLEYLRALRNTGVTLRQFTESESLEIEDGALGHALPPSPPPPLPPSPPPPPSFSPDLRNCHNNHHMKTSEEEIIDIDEDNSHTPPPPVLSTSWEYWDPFGSTSPNCQQKSKIEEEQVEEENWAEANTEFEEEDQVDVVAVNNTVDITPVKKQTASVVDENSSVMSWHTKDTADLSMVIWGRKKTLSGIIRDIDDYFVKASAGGKDVAVFLDFNVADSPLYQSINENKRKRSNSAKVFNALTWSWSSKSLQSTRDAGDTCGPSDPCKPGAHCVTLAKLYDAERKLHREVKEEELTKLEHERKSLMLQKLEEEDHDWSKTDKARLMCMWRRMYECHQVQNHIAQQLNHLVNQQNMEPTSEYDRQAAAQLKTEVNSWYNSLCRLVKSQREYVSALCRWVQLTNCLVDNGQGSVSSSAVCTLSKQWLVALDKLPDKRALEAINSLLSAVRSIVLQQEEEVNLYKRSDKLERRLERELNLLSEMEMKFEGSFTNEEMQTVLGPKHPLSVKRAKIEVLKKRVDDEKSKYINSIQNTRAMILNNLQTSLPNVFQALMAFSNSYTESFDTVLSYGRRAENDEAFPNPAC; encoded by the exons ATGGGTTGTGTTGCATCAAGCATTGATAAAGAAGAAAGGGTGAGAATTTGCAAGGAGAGGAAGAGAATATTGAAACGGTTGTTGGTATTGAGAAAACAGTATGCTGATTCCCAATTAGAATATTTAAGGGCATTGAGAAATACTGGAGTGACCCTTCGCCAATTCACTGAGTCAGAGTCATTGGAAATTGAGGATGGTGCTTTGGGTCATGCACTGCCACCCTCACCTCCTCCCCCTTTGCCGCCTTCCCCTCCTCCCCCACCGTCTTTTAGCCCTGATTTGAGAAACTGTCATAACAATCACCACATGAAGACTTCTGAAGAGGAAATCATAGACATTGATGAGGACAATAGTCACACTCCACCACCTCCAGTTCTGAGTACGTCGTGGGAATACTGGGACCCTTTTGGTTCAACATCACCAAACTGCCAACAGAAGAGTAAGATAGAGGAGGAGCAAGTTGAGGAGGAGAACTGGGCAGAGGCGAATACTGAGTTTGAGGAAGAAGATCAGGTGGATGTAGTTGCTGTAAATAATACTGTTGATATTACTCCTGTCAAGAAACAAACTGCCAGTGTTGTTGATGAAAATTCTTCTGTGATGAGCTGGCACACCAAGGATACTGCAGACTTGTCCATGGTAATCTGGGGAAGAAAAAAGACTTTGAGTGGTATTATTAGGGATATAGATGATTATTTTGTGAAAGCATCGGCTGGTGGGAAGGATGTAGCTGTTTTCCTGGACTTCAATGTGGCTGACTCTCCTCTCTACCAGAGTATTAATGAAAACAAGA GGAAGAGAAGCAACTCCGCAAAGGTCTTTAATGCATTGACATGGAGTTGGTCCTCAAAGTCACTTCAGTCTACTAGGGATGCTGGAGATACCTGCGGCCCTAGTGACCCCTGCAAGCCTGGAGCTCATTGTGTTACTCTTGCCAAACTTTATGATGCAGAACGGAAGCTCCACCGGGAAGTAAAG GAAGAAGAGCTTACCAAGTTGGAACATGAAAGGAAATCATTAATGCTGCAAAAGCTAGAGGAAGAAGATCATGACTGGTCAAAGACAGACAAAGCTCG GCTGATGTGCATGTGGCGAAGGATGTACGAGTGTCATCAAGTGCAGAACCATATCGCTCAGCAGCTGAATCATCTTGTGAATCAGCAGAATATGGAACCTACTAGTGAATACGATCGGCAGGCTGCAGCCCAGCTTAAAACTGAAGTTAATTCCTGGTATAACAGCTTGTGCAGACTTGTCAAATCTCAGAGAGAATATGTGAGTGCCCTCTGCAGGTGGGTTCAACTCACCAACTGCCTTGTGGACAATGGTCAGGGTAGTGTTAGCTCATCTGCAGTGTGTACACTTTCTAAGCAATGGCTCGTTGCACTTGACAAGCTACCGGATAAG AGGGCTCTGGAGGCCATTAACAGCCTTTTGTCAGCTGTCCGCTCCATAGTTTTGCAACAGGAAGAAGAAGTGAACCTGTATAAGAGATCTGATAAGCTTGAGAGGAGGCTAGAACGTGAGCTGAACTTGCTATCTGAAATGGAGATGAAGTTTGAGGGTAGCTTCACTAATGAAGAGATGCAGACTGTTCTGGGCCCAAAGCATCCTTTGTCAGTCAAGCGAGCTAAAATTGAGGTATTGAAGAAACGTGTGGATGATGAGAAGTCTAAGTATATAAACTCTATTCAAAACACGCGAGCCATGATATTGAACAACTTACAAACAAGCCTTCCTAATGTGTTTCAAGCGTTAATGGCATTCTCAAATTCATACACTGAAAGCTTTGACACGGTGCTTAGCTATGGAAGACGAGCAGAAAATGATGAAGCGTTTCCAAATCCTGCATGTTAA